Below is a genomic region from Pyrococcus kukulkanii.
CGACCATTCCAATATTTTAGGCTCTCAGGTGCCCAAAGAAACCTACCAACGTGATTTTCTCTATAAGGTTTTCCTGGAGGCTTTGTTATTTCCAGATAGTACTTCTAATTGTTTTTATTTCTCATCATCTCTTCACCATTTTGGAGTTTCAATGGAGAGATATAATTTTATACTCATTGCAAACTTCAAATTAGGGTGGTCTAATGGACGTTGAAAAGCTCATCAAAGCTGGAAAGATAGCCAAGAAGGTGAGAGAAGAGGCAATAAAAATGGCAAAACCTGGAGTTCCCCTTCTTGAGCTCGCCGAGAAGATTGAAGGCATGATAGTTGAGCTCGGCGGGAAACCGGCTTTTCCAGTTAACCTCTCCCTTAACGAGGTTGCCGCCCACTACACCCCCTACAAAGGTGATAGTACAACCCTAAAAGAGGGGGACTACCTTAAGATAGACATCGGGGTTCACATTGACGGCTACATAGCGGACACAGCTGTAACAGTTAAGGTTGGAGGGGAGTTTGACGAGCTCATGGAGGCAGCAAAGGAGGCCTTGGAGAGTGCTATATCGGTGGCGAGGGCCGGTGTTGAGATAAAGGAGCTTGGCAGGGCGATAGAGAATGAAATAAGGAAGAGAGGCTTCAACCCAATAGTAAACCTCACGGGGCACAAGATAGAGAGGTACAAGCTTCACGCGGGCATTAGCATCCCCAATATATACAGACCCCACGACAACTACGTCCTCAAGGAGGGGGACGTTTTTGCGATAGAGCCCTTCGCGACAACCGGCGCTGGTCAAGTGATAGAGGTTCCCCCAACCTTGATATACATGTACGTGAGGGACGCCCCCGTCAGGATGGCCCAGGCTAGATTTCTCCTTGCGAAGATAAAAAGGGAGTACAAAACCTTGCCCTTTGCATACAGGTGGCTCCAGGGA
It encodes:
- the map gene encoding type II methionyl aminopeptidase encodes the protein MDVEKLIKAGKIAKKVREEAIKMAKPGVPLLELAEKIEGMIVELGGKPAFPVNLSLNEVAAHYTPYKGDSTTLKEGDYLKIDIGVHIDGYIADTAVTVKVGGEFDELMEAAKEALESAISVARAGVEIKELGRAIENEIRKRGFNPIVNLTGHKIERYKLHAGISIPNIYRPHDNYVLKEGDVFAIEPFATTGAGQVIEVPPTLIYMYVRDAPVRMAQARFLLAKIKREYKTLPFAYRWLQGEMPEGQLKLALRSLEKAGALYGYPILKEIRNGMVTQFEHTIIVEKDSVVVTTD